The following coding sequences lie in one Arthrobacter sp. PGP41 genomic window:
- a CDS encoding response regulator transcription factor, protein MNKNGPEAKLLVVDDEPNIRELLSTSLRFAGFEVVSAANGRDALAAADAHAPDLAVLDVMLPDMDGFTVTRRLRASGKHFPVLFLTAKDDTEDKVTGLTVGGDDYVTKPFSLDEVVARIRAVLRRTQPLLDDDAVIRVDDLELDDDAHEVRRGGTVIELSPTEFKLLRYLMLNPNRVLSKSQILDHVWEYNFNGDASIVESYISYLRRKVDIDPNAPALIQTKRGVGYVLRTAEKR, encoded by the coding sequence ATGAACAAGAACGGTCCTGAAGCGAAGCTCCTTGTTGTTGACGATGAACCCAACATCCGGGAGCTGCTTTCCACGTCGCTGCGGTTTGCCGGCTTTGAGGTTGTCTCGGCTGCGAACGGCCGGGACGCGCTTGCTGCGGCCGATGCCCACGCACCGGACCTCGCAGTGCTGGATGTCATGCTTCCGGACATGGACGGCTTCACCGTCACCCGCCGCCTTCGGGCCTCGGGCAAGCACTTCCCGGTGCTGTTCCTGACTGCGAAGGACGATACCGAGGACAAGGTCACCGGCCTCACTGTCGGCGGGGATGACTACGTCACCAAGCCCTTCAGCCTTGACGAGGTGGTGGCACGGATCCGCGCCGTCCTCCGCCGGACGCAGCCGCTGCTGGATGACGACGCCGTCATCCGCGTCGACGACCTGGAGCTCGACGACGATGCGCACGAAGTGCGGCGCGGAGGCACGGTGATCGAGCTCTCCCCCACCGAGTTCAAGCTGCTCCGGTACCTCATGCTCAACCCCAACCGGGTGCTGTCCAAGTCCCAGATCCTGGACCATGTATGGGAATACAACTTCAACGGTGATGCCTCCATCGTGGAGTCGTACATCTCCTACCTGCGCCGGAAGGTGGACATCGACCCCAACGCTCCTGCCTTGATCCAGACCAAGCGCGGCGTGGGGTACGTGCTTCGGACGGCTGAAAAGCGCTGA
- a CDS encoding DNA repair helicase XPB: MNDGPLIVQSDKTILLEVDHELATEARHAIAPFAELERAPEHMHSYRLTPLGLWNARAAGLDAEKVLDTLLKYSRFPVPHSLLIDVEETMSRYGRLRLEKDPQHGLVMRTDDYPVLEEVIRAKKIQPLLGPRIDGETVVVHASQRGQLKQLLLKIGWPAEDLAGYVDGTPHLIALNEDGWKLRPYQRMASDNFWSGGSGVVVLPCGAGKTLVGAAAMATGSTTTLILVTNTVAARQWKDELLKRTSLTADEIGEYSGSVKEVRPVTIATYQVLTTKRGGLYPHLELVDGHDWGLIIYDEVHLLPAPIFRMTADLQARRRLGLTATLVREDGREGEVFSLIGPKRYDAPWKDIEAQGYIAPADCVEVRVDLPRDERVAYAMADDADKYRLCSTSESKTQVVEQLVARHAGEQLLVIGQYIDQLDDLGERLQAPVIKGDTSVKVRQKLFDAFRAGEIQTLVVSKVANFSIDLPEASVAIQVSGSFGSRQEEAQRLGRLLRPKKDGRAARFYSLVARDTLDQEFAAKRQRFLAEQGYAYRIMDAKDVQTAD; this comes from the coding sequence GTGAACGACGGACCCCTGATCGTCCAGAGCGACAAAACCATCCTGCTTGAGGTGGACCATGAACTGGCAACCGAAGCCCGCCATGCCATCGCGCCCTTCGCCGAGCTGGAACGTGCACCGGAGCACATGCACAGCTACCGGCTGACACCGCTGGGGCTCTGGAACGCACGTGCCGCCGGGCTGGACGCGGAGAAGGTGCTGGACACGCTGCTGAAGTATTCGCGATTCCCGGTGCCGCATTCGCTGCTGATCGACGTGGAAGAAACCATGTCCAGGTACGGGCGGCTGCGCCTGGAGAAGGACCCGCAGCACGGGCTGGTCATGCGGACTGACGACTACCCCGTATTGGAGGAAGTGATCCGGGCCAAGAAGATCCAGCCCCTGCTGGGGCCCCGGATCGATGGTGAGACCGTTGTGGTGCATGCCTCCCAGCGGGGGCAGCTCAAGCAGCTCCTGCTGAAGATCGGCTGGCCGGCGGAGGACCTGGCCGGGTATGTGGACGGTACCCCGCACCTGATCGCGCTCAACGAGGATGGCTGGAAGCTGCGGCCGTACCAGCGGATGGCGAGCGACAACTTCTGGTCCGGGGGAAGCGGCGTGGTGGTGCTTCCCTGCGGAGCCGGGAAGACCCTGGTGGGCGCCGCGGCCATGGCAACGGGCTCAACCACAACCCTGATCCTGGTGACGAACACAGTGGCTGCCAGGCAGTGGAAGGACGAGCTGCTCAAGCGCACGTCCCTCACCGCGGACGAGATCGGCGAATACTCGGGGTCTGTGAAGGAAGTCCGGCCGGTGACCATCGCCACCTACCAGGTGCTGACCACCAAGCGCGGCGGCCTGTATCCGCATTTGGAGCTTGTGGACGGCCACGACTGGGGACTGATCATCTACGACGAGGTGCACCTGTTGCCGGCACCGATTTTCCGGATGACCGCCGACCTCCAGGCACGGCGCCGGCTGGGCCTCACCGCAACCCTGGTCCGCGAGGACGGCCGCGAGGGCGAGGTGTTCAGCCTCATCGGGCCCAAGCGCTACGACGCACCTTGGAAGGACATCGAGGCCCAGGGTTACATCGCCCCCGCAGACTGCGTGGAAGTCCGTGTTGACCTGCCCAGGGACGAACGGGTGGCCTATGCCATGGCCGACGACGCGGACAAGTACCGGCTCTGCTCCACTTCGGAGTCCAAGACGCAGGTAGTGGAGCAGCTCGTGGCCCGGCATGCCGGGGAACAGCTGCTGGTCATCGGCCAGTACATCGACCAGCTGGACGACCTCGGGGAACGCCTGCAGGCGCCCGTGATCAAGGGCGACACCTCGGTGAAGGTCCGCCAGAAGTTGTTTGACGCCTTCCGTGCGGGGGAGATCCAGACGCTGGTGGTTTCCAAGGTGGCCAATTTTTCCATCGATCTTCCGGAGGCATCCGTGGCGATCCAGGTATCGGGTTCGTTCGGCTCGCGGCAGGAGGAGGCGCAGCGGCTGGGCAGGCTCCTGCGGCCAAAGAAGGACGGCCGGGCGGCACGTTTCTATTCACTTGTTGCCCGGGACACCCTGGACCAGGAATTTGCGGCGAAGCGCCAGCGGTTCCTGGCAGAGCAGGGCTATGCCTACCGGATCATGGATGCCAAGGACGTCCAGACCGCCGACTAG
- a CDS encoding sensor histidine kinase produces the protein MLQRWKSASLRTQLVAMIMALLIVALTVTGAGTLALLHSYLQAQVDDKLNAAVDLARQQRSFTPLQAPNPMVPTDYSLILFAPGEEPYPFGGDPESRPDISSITVQQAQERGAVPYQVRGTDGQNWRVVAVPVQNNQTTAVVVIGLPLQSVDDVLKHASLVVTGVGLLTLLLASLIASWTVSRSFRPLARVEKTAAAIAAGDLSRRVDVENPGTELGRLSRSLNAMLAHIETAFAARTASEARMRRFAADASHELRTPLVTIRGFSELYRHGALTTQEDVATAMGRIESEAKRMGSMVEDLLLLARLDEQRPLQQKPVDLQLLAHDAVVDTQASDRSRVISLTGLDGGPAAAAPVLGDEAKLRQVVGNLVGNALRYTPEDSPIEVSVGVRAMEDGQLRSVIEVRDHGPGISEEDASKVFERFYRADTSRTRETGGSGLGLAIVAAIVGSHGGSVRVENTDGGGATLVVSLPHRDDALSTGAATEAERAETAGLSTYSPGP, from the coding sequence TTGCTGCAGCGATGGAAGTCGGCCTCGCTGAGGACGCAGCTGGTGGCCATGATCATGGCGCTGCTGATAGTTGCCCTGACGGTGACCGGGGCGGGAACGCTGGCCCTGCTCCACAGCTACCTGCAGGCACAGGTGGATGACAAGCTCAACGCGGCGGTGGACCTGGCCCGGCAGCAGCGGTCCTTTACCCCGCTCCAGGCGCCCAACCCAATGGTCCCGACGGACTACTCACTCATTCTCTTCGCACCGGGTGAGGAACCGTATCCGTTCGGCGGCGACCCTGAGAGCCGTCCGGACATCAGTTCCATCACGGTGCAGCAGGCGCAGGAACGCGGTGCCGTTCCCTACCAGGTGCGCGGTACGGACGGGCAAAACTGGCGGGTGGTGGCCGTGCCGGTGCAGAACAACCAGACTACCGCCGTGGTGGTCATCGGGCTGCCCCTGCAGAGCGTGGACGATGTCCTCAAGCATGCCTCCCTGGTGGTGACCGGGGTGGGGCTGCTGACCCTGCTGCTGGCCTCCCTCATCGCGAGCTGGACCGTTTCCCGCTCCTTCCGCCCGCTGGCCCGGGTGGAAAAGACGGCGGCAGCCATTGCGGCCGGTGATCTTTCCCGCCGTGTCGACGTCGAAAACCCCGGCACCGAATTGGGGCGGCTCAGCAGGTCGCTGAATGCCATGCTGGCCCACATTGAGACGGCCTTCGCTGCACGTACAGCCTCGGAGGCGAGGATGCGGCGGTTCGCCGCGGACGCGTCCCACGAACTGCGGACCCCGCTTGTAACCATCCGTGGCTTCTCTGAGCTGTACCGGCATGGCGCATTGACCACCCAGGAAGACGTGGCCACAGCCATGGGAAGGATTGAAAGCGAAGCCAAGCGCATGGGCTCAATGGTGGAGGACCTGCTCCTGCTGGCCCGCCTCGACGAGCAGCGGCCGCTGCAGCAGAAGCCAGTGGACCTTCAGCTGCTCGCCCATGACGCCGTGGTGGACACGCAGGCCAGTGACCGCTCGCGGGTAATTTCGCTGACCGGGCTCGACGGCGGACCTGCCGCAGCTGCCCCCGTGCTGGGAGACGAGGCCAAACTCCGGCAGGTGGTGGGCAACCTCGTGGGCAACGCACTTCGTTACACCCCGGAAGACAGTCCGATCGAGGTGTCGGTTGGGGTTCGTGCGATGGAGGACGGACAGCTGCGCTCGGTCATCGAAGTGCGCGACCATGGGCCCGGCATCTCCGAAGAGGACGCCTCCAAGGTCTTTGAGCGCTTCTACCGGGCGGACACCTCACGGACCAGGGAAACGGGCGGCAGCGGACTCGGCCTGGCAATCGTGGCTGCGATTGTAGGGTCCCACGGCGGTTCCGTGCGGGTGGAAAATACCGACGGCGGCGGCGCAACTTTGGTGGTCAGCCTTCCGCACCGTGATGATGCGCTGAGTACCGGAGCGGCTACTGAGGCGGAAAGGGCAGAGACGGCGGGGTTGTCCACATATAGCCCCGGACCATAG
- a CDS encoding WXG100 family type VII secretion target has translation MSIISVDTELLQLKSASVQATVDRISADVQAMKRGLDELQGSWRGTAATNFQALITEWTVTQGRVEASLASINTALASAAATYAQAEQGNTQRFS, from the coding sequence ATGAGCATTATTTCCGTCGATACCGAACTCCTTCAGCTGAAGTCCGCAAGTGTCCAGGCGACAGTGGACAGGATCAGTGCGGACGTCCAGGCGATGAAACGCGGGCTGGACGAGCTCCAGGGGTCGTGGCGCGGCACCGCCGCCACTAATTTCCAGGCGCTCATCACGGAATGGACCGTCACGCAGGGACGGGTGGAGGCCTCGTTGGCGTCCATCAACACGGCGCTTGCCTCCGCTGCAGCCACCTACGCACAGGCGGAGCAGGGCAACACGCAGCGGTTCAGCTGA
- a CDS encoding ribonuclease HI family protein, with translation MTITAAADGSALGNPGPAGWAWYVNDDCWRAGGWPHGTNNQGELMAVLDLLRATAHLPQEDLHILCDSQYVINSITKWMPGWKRKGWRKADGKPVLNVDLLKELDRELTGRKYTFEWVKGHAGHDLNEAADERARAAATAYQQGVAARSGPGFPGAHHAPHSPAAKGAPAVKDVPSVQDARRAPREAGTVPGAYEEPDLFSQLDNGAFGEPDAAARPGAVPPEGMVEELERELLGPLVRGDIGRTAVLLHPDFMEIGSSGRVWTRDAMMMALEEDPGERTDIEILGVDRIGADAVLLTYRSFARSGTTLRSSLWVLDGDRWRLRFHQGTPEA, from the coding sequence GTGACAATTACTGCAGCGGCCGACGGTTCGGCCTTGGGAAACCCCGGTCCGGCCGGCTGGGCCTGGTACGTGAACGACGATTGCTGGCGCGCCGGAGGATGGCCCCACGGGACGAACAACCAAGGCGAGCTGATGGCGGTCCTGGACCTGTTGCGGGCCACGGCGCACCTTCCCCAGGAGGACCTGCACATCCTCTGCGACAGCCAGTACGTCATCAACTCGATCACCAAGTGGATGCCGGGATGGAAGCGCAAAGGCTGGCGCAAGGCCGACGGCAAGCCGGTCCTCAACGTGGACCTGCTCAAGGAGCTGGACCGGGAGCTCACCGGCCGGAAGTACACTTTCGAGTGGGTCAAGGGGCATGCCGGACATGACTTGAACGAAGCCGCGGACGAGCGCGCCAGGGCGGCGGCGACGGCGTATCAGCAGGGGGTGGCAGCCCGGTCCGGACCCGGTTTTCCCGGCGCCCACCACGCGCCCCACTCCCCGGCTGCCAAGGGCGCGCCGGCGGTTAAGGACGTGCCATCGGTCCAGGACGCCCGCCGCGCACCGCGGGAAGCCGGAACCGTGCCAGGAGCCTATGAGGAGCCGGACCTTTTCAGCCAGCTGGACAATGGCGCTTTCGGCGAACCGGACGCGGCAGCCCGGCCAGGTGCCGTCCCGCCCGAGGGCATGGTGGAGGAACTGGAACGTGAGCTGCTGGGCCCCCTGGTACGCGGGGACATCGGCCGGACTGCTGTCCTCCTGCACCCCGATTTCATGGAGATCGGCAGCTCGGGCAGGGTGTGGACCCGCGATGCCATGATGATGGCCCTCGAGGAGGACCCCGGGGAGCGGACGGACATTGAGATTCTTGGCGTGGACCGTATTGGCGCTGACGCGGTCCTGTTGACGTACCGCAGCTTCGCGCGCTCGGGCACCACGCTTAGAAGCTCGCTGTGGGTGCTGGACGGCGACCGTTGGCGGCTGAGGTTCCACCAAGGTACTCCTGAGGCTTAG
- the groL gene encoding chaperonin GroEL (60 kDa chaperone family; promotes refolding of misfolded polypeptides especially under stressful conditions; forms two stacked rings of heptamers to form a barrel-shaped 14mer; ends can be capped by GroES; misfolded proteins enter the barrel where they are refolded when GroES binds) — MAKIIAFDEEARRGLERGLNTLADAVKVTLGPRGRNVVLEKKWGAPTITNDGVSIAKEIELDDPYEKIGAELVKEVAKKTDDVAGDGTTTATVLAQALVKEGLRNVAAGADPLSLKRGIEKAVEAVTAELLNSAKEIETKEEIAATASISAGDEEIGALIAEALDKVGKEGVITVEESNTFGLELELTEGMRFDKGYISAYFVTDAERQETVLEDPYILIVNSKISNVKELVAVLEKVMQSNKPLLIIAEDIEGEALATLIVNKIRGTFKSVAVKAPGFGDRRKAQLADIAVLTGGQVISEEVGLKLENAGLELLGKARKVVVTKDETTIVEGAGDADQIAGRVSQIRAEIENSDSDYDREKLQERLAKLAGGVAVIKAGAATEVELKERKHRIEDAVRNAKAAVEEGIVAGGGVALIQAGAKAFANLQLSGDEATGANIVRVAIDAPLKQIAFNAGLEPGVVVDKVRGLPAGHGLNAATGEYVDLLAAGVNDPVKVTRSALQNAASIAGLFLTTEAVVADKPEKNPAPMGGGDDMGGMGGF, encoded by the coding sequence ATGGCCAAGATCATTGCATTTGATGAAGAGGCACGCCGCGGCCTTGAGCGGGGCCTTAACACCCTCGCCGACGCCGTTAAGGTCACCCTCGGCCCGCGTGGACGCAACGTCGTCCTCGAAAAGAAGTGGGGCGCTCCCACGATCACCAACGATGGTGTTTCCATCGCCAAGGAGATCGAGCTGGACGATCCTTACGAGAAGATCGGCGCCGAGCTGGTCAAGGAAGTTGCCAAGAAGACCGACGACGTCGCTGGCGACGGAACCACCACCGCTACCGTGCTGGCCCAGGCCCTCGTCAAGGAAGGCCTGCGCAACGTTGCCGCCGGCGCCGACCCGCTGTCCCTCAAGCGTGGCATCGAAAAGGCCGTTGAGGCCGTCACCGCCGAGCTGCTGAACTCCGCCAAGGAGATCGAAACCAAGGAAGAGATTGCCGCAACGGCATCCATCTCTGCCGGTGACGAGGAAATCGGTGCGCTGATCGCCGAAGCCCTGGACAAGGTGGGCAAGGAAGGCGTCATCACGGTCGAGGAATCCAACACCTTCGGCCTGGAGCTCGAACTCACCGAAGGCATGCGCTTCGACAAGGGCTACATTTCCGCGTACTTCGTTACCGACGCGGAGCGCCAGGAAACGGTCCTCGAGGATCCGTACATCCTGATCGTCAACTCCAAGATCTCCAACGTCAAGGAACTGGTTGCTGTCCTCGAAAAGGTCATGCAGTCCAACAAGCCGCTGCTGATCATCGCCGAGGACATCGAGGGCGAGGCCCTGGCCACCCTGATCGTCAACAAGATCCGCGGCACCTTCAAGTCCGTGGCCGTCAAGGCTCCGGGCTTCGGTGACCGCCGCAAGGCACAGCTTGCCGACATCGCTGTCCTCACCGGCGGCCAGGTCATCTCCGAGGAAGTCGGACTCAAGCTGGAAAACGCCGGCCTGGAACTCCTGGGCAAGGCGCGCAAGGTTGTTGTCACCAAGGACGAGACCACCATCGTCGAGGGTGCCGGCGACGCCGACCAGATCGCCGGCCGCGTGTCCCAGATCCGCGCCGAGATCGAGAACTCCGATTCGGACTACGACCGCGAGAAGCTGCAGGAACGCCTGGCCAAGCTGGCCGGCGGCGTTGCAGTCATCAAGGCCGGTGCCGCAACCGAGGTTGAGCTCAAGGAGCGCAAGCACCGCATCGAAGACGCAGTGCGCAACGCCAAGGCCGCTGTTGAAGAAGGCATCGTTGCCGGTGGCGGCGTGGCCCTCATCCAGGCCGGCGCCAAGGCATTCGCCAACCTGCAGCTGTCCGGCGACGAGGCCACCGGTGCCAACATCGTCCGCGTGGCCATCGATGCTCCGCTGAAGCAGATCGCATTCAACGCCGGCCTGGAGCCGGGCGTTGTGGTGGACAAGGTTCGCGGCCTGCCCGCAGGACACGGCCTGAACGCCGCAACCGGCGAGTACGTCGACCTGCTGGCTGCCGGCGTGAACGACCCCGTCAAGGTAACCCGCTCTGCCCTGCAGAACGCGGCTTCCATTGCCGGCCTGTTCCTCACCACCGAAGCTGTAGTTGCCGACAAGCCGGAGAAGAACCCGGCCCCCATGGGCGGCGGCGACGACATGGGCGGCATGGGCGGCTTCTAA
- a CDS encoding ABC transporter substrate-binding protein — translation MKHLFVPARALRPAFAAALCSTLALTACSGVTGNARVETAEASGDGALRIGLILDNAGQSSFLNAPQAAAAKLAVKEINAAGGHKGRPVELLPYEAGQDTAAQAQALVQAKADVVIGPTDSSHAKAAVDILSRARTPMISPANTAAGLSSIPSGGYYFRTAAADVAQGPVLAKLAKDAGASTVFVMFQEGAYGTDVSAVVADSAEQAGLDVVATAGFKPGEAGSAAAAARGAEPDAVILVARDGAQGALAELNNAALAGSKIILSEGAFGRYASKLGTKALEGARAVVPGELPSAAFQERLLGIDPGLKDVSFAAETYDAVTLAALAAAKAEDDSGRSIAANLVAVSGGTAAGAAGGAATAPGPPCPGYRECLAVKASGAGIDYDGESGPVAFDANGDITSATFTVFTYGADNNPTPTGRETAGRAG, via the coding sequence GTGAAGCATCTGTTTGTCCCTGCCCGGGCCCTCCGTCCTGCGTTCGCCGCTGCCCTCTGCTCCACGCTGGCCCTCACCGCCTGTTCCGGGGTCACCGGAAACGCCCGCGTGGAAACAGCGGAGGCGTCCGGTGACGGCGCCCTGCGGATTGGCCTCATTCTGGACAACGCGGGGCAAAGCAGCTTCCTGAACGCGCCCCAGGCGGCCGCAGCCAAGCTCGCAGTCAAAGAAATAAATGCTGCCGGCGGCCACAAAGGCCGGCCCGTGGAACTGCTGCCCTATGAAGCCGGCCAGGATACAGCGGCGCAGGCGCAGGCTTTGGTCCAGGCCAAGGCCGACGTAGTGATCGGCCCCACCGACTCCAGCCACGCCAAGGCCGCCGTGGACATCCTCTCCCGGGCCAGGACGCCGATGATCTCGCCGGCCAACACCGCGGCCGGGCTCAGCAGCATCCCCAGCGGCGGATACTACTTCCGGACGGCGGCCGCCGACGTCGCGCAGGGACCGGTGCTGGCTAAGCTCGCCAAGGACGCCGGCGCCTCCACCGTCTTCGTGATGTTCCAGGAAGGTGCCTACGGCACCGACGTCTCCGCCGTCGTCGCCGATTCCGCGGAACAGGCCGGCCTGGACGTGGTTGCCACGGCCGGCTTCAAACCGGGTGAAGCGGGAAGTGCCGCTGCCGCCGCCCGCGGGGCGGAACCCGACGCCGTCATCCTGGTGGCCCGCGACGGCGCCCAGGGTGCCCTGGCCGAACTCAACAACGCCGCCCTGGCCGGTTCGAAGATCATCCTCAGTGAAGGCGCCTTCGGCCGCTACGCGTCCAAGCTGGGAACCAAAGCCCTGGAGGGCGCCCGTGCCGTGGTCCCCGGAGAGCTGCCATCGGCCGCCTTCCAGGAAAGGCTCCTGGGCATCGATCCGGGCCTGAAGGATGTGTCCTTCGCAGCGGAGACGTATGACGCCGTGACCCTCGCGGCCCTCGCGGCTGCCAAGGCCGAGGACGACTCCGGCCGCTCAATAGCGGCGAACCTCGTCGCCGTCTCCGGCGGGACTGCGGCCGGAGCGGCCGGCGGGGCTGCAACGGCGCCGGGCCCGCCCTGCCCCGGCTACAGGGAATGCCTTGCAGTGAAGGCCTCCGGTGCCGGCATTGATTACGACGGCGAATCCGGCCCGGTTGCCTTCGACGCCAACGGTGACATCACCTCGGCAACGTTCACGGTATTCACCTACGGGGCAGACAACAATCCAACGCCCACCGGCCGCGAAACTGCAGGACGTGCCGGCTGA
- a CDS encoding helicase-associated domain-containing protein yields MSLIRALSKELEARSDDSLRALFDARPDLISPPVPDFPALAARASARLSVQRALERLNRPQMQVLETLHLCTNTDTGHSASAAGLRKMISGSSAASVERILHSLQELALVHRAEPPHGTPASAAKHHYYLPVGSLKDVVGIYPAGLGRSYTELVRLQPAFAQRAVQLVSELHRSGVAIHEATTPMEAALALQHWTASPEALQGILSTAPERTTALLARFRNWAMGAVPQAQRKASITAEGSDVGPVDWLLARGLLVPLDAAHVELPHSVGISLRGGAVIDDFTLSPPVPRLGRTSAALRRNAALSAISETLRLVGDLLHAVGEQPLATLRSGGVGVREMRRLAELLRIDLQHTGILLELSALAGLIRLDVDSSSWVQPPQLEWLVLPRQEQWLWLVNAWLSSERVPSLVGQPVHGTRSVPAAHRSASGTTIIALSAEAQRPDAPVVRKRILEILDELTAEAGAPDGTAPVLDAAAVLQRAEWAQPRMARRFSSMIRGVLAEAELLGLVGSGALSQLGSALAEDNPEAALAILGEHLPAAVTHVLLQADLTAVAPGYLAPELTGKLLLMADAEGQGPATIYRFSAGSIKRALDSGHDAAAILQFLREHSATAVPQPLEYLVEDTASRHGRLRVGAAASFIQSEDEAALLELLSGPKASGLNLAKIAPTVLVSSAPPRETAQVLRRLGLSPSVDGADEPVVRLRATPAPQDHLRPVYTAPRTAPGAEEVDAQLAVLRQAGPAVGHRGGSGHAGGEAGTQLGLEALQRAIRLKQRISMNVVDGLGNASLEIVVPLSVSGGRVRVFDPAKETERVLSIHRIIDIEAAEELRQ; encoded by the coding sequence ATGTCCCTCATTCGCGCATTGAGCAAGGAGCTGGAGGCACGCAGCGACGATTCGCTGCGTGCGCTGTTCGATGCGCGGCCGGACCTCATTTCGCCCCCTGTTCCGGACTTCCCTGCCCTTGCCGCGCGGGCAAGTGCCCGGCTGAGCGTGCAGCGGGCACTTGAACGCCTCAACCGCCCGCAGATGCAGGTCCTCGAAACCCTCCACCTGTGCACCAATACGGACACCGGCCACAGCGCGTCCGCCGCGGGGCTCCGGAAGATGATTTCCGGGTCTTCGGCAGCCTCGGTGGAGCGGATCCTGCATTCGCTGCAGGAACTTGCGCTGGTGCACCGCGCCGAGCCGCCGCACGGTACCCCGGCATCCGCGGCGAAACACCACTACTACCTCCCGGTGGGTTCGCTGAAGGACGTGGTGGGCATCTATCCCGCCGGGCTGGGCAGGAGCTACACCGAGCTGGTCCGCCTTCAGCCGGCCTTCGCGCAGCGTGCCGTGCAGCTGGTGTCCGAGCTGCACCGCAGCGGTGTTGCCATCCACGAGGCCACCACCCCCATGGAGGCGGCGCTGGCGCTGCAGCATTGGACCGCCTCCCCCGAGGCCCTCCAGGGCATCCTGTCCACTGCCCCGGAGCGGACGACGGCGCTGCTCGCCAGGTTCCGGAACTGGGCCATGGGTGCCGTCCCCCAGGCGCAACGGAAGGCCTCAATCACCGCGGAGGGATCCGACGTCGGGCCTGTTGACTGGCTCCTGGCGCGGGGCCTGCTGGTGCCGCTGGACGCGGCGCACGTCGAGTTGCCGCACAGCGTGGGGATCTCGCTGCGCGGCGGTGCAGTGATCGACGATTTCACGTTGTCGCCACCGGTCCCCCGACTCGGCCGGACCTCAGCGGCGCTGCGCCGGAACGCAGCGCTCAGCGCCATTTCGGAGACGCTGCGCCTGGTAGGCGATTTGCTCCACGCCGTCGGGGAACAACCGCTCGCCACGCTGCGCAGCGGCGGTGTGGGAGTGCGCGAGATGCGGCGCCTTGCCGAACTGCTGCGGATCGACCTGCAGCACACGGGAATCCTGTTGGAGCTGTCCGCACTGGCCGGACTCATCCGCCTGGATGTCGATTCCTCGTCCTGGGTCCAGCCTCCGCAGCTGGAATGGCTCGTCCTGCCGCGGCAGGAACAGTGGCTCTGGCTAGTGAACGCCTGGCTGTCCAGCGAGCGCGTGCCGTCCCTGGTGGGCCAGCCCGTCCACGGAACGCGCAGCGTGCCGGCGGCCCACCGTTCCGCCTCCGGCACCACCATCATCGCGCTGTCAGCCGAAGCGCAGCGTCCTGATGCCCCGGTGGTCCGCAAGCGCATCCTGGAGATCCTGGATGAACTGACCGCCGAGGCAGGCGCCCCGGACGGGACGGCACCAGTACTTGATGCGGCAGCCGTTCTCCAGCGCGCAGAGTGGGCACAGCCCAGGATGGCCAGGCGGTTCAGCTCAATGATCCGCGGCGTGCTCGCCGAAGCCGAGCTCCTTGGCCTGGTGGGATCCGGAGCCCTGAGCCAGCTTGGAAGTGCGCTGGCGGAAGACAACCCTGAAGCCGCGCTTGCCATTTTGGGCGAACACCTGCCGGCAGCTGTTACACACGTGTTGCTGCAGGCCGACCTCACTGCCGTCGCCCCGGGGTACCTGGCCCCCGAACTGACCGGGAAGCTGCTGCTGATGGCTGACGCGGAAGGCCAGGGACCAGCCACCATCTACCGCTTTTCAGCCGGCTCCATCAAGCGTGCACTGGACAGCGGACACGACGCCGCCGCAATCCTTCAGTTCCTCCGTGAGCATTCTGCCACCGCGGTGCCCCAGCCGCTCGAATACCTTGTGGAGGACACGGCCTCACGGCACGGAAGGTTGCGGGTGGGGGCGGCAGCCAGCTTTATCCAAAGCGAAGACGAAGCCGCGCTCCTGGAGCTTCTCTCCGGGCCAAAGGCGTCCGGCCTGAACCTGGCGAAGATTGCCCCCACTGTCCTGGTTTCCTCCGCACCGCCGCGGGAAACCGCCCAGGTCCTCCGCAGACTGGGGCTCTCCCCGTCGGTGGACGGCGCGGATGAACCTGTGGTCCGGCTCCGGGCAACCCCGGCCCCGCAGGACCACCTGCGCCCTGTCTACACCGCCCCGCGGACTGCACCCGGGGCTGAGGAGGTGGATGCCCAGCTCGCAGTCCTGCGCCAGGCGGGTCCCGCCGTCGGACACCGCGGAGGTTCCGGACACGCCGGCGGTGAAGCCGGCACCCAGCTGGGGCTTGAAGCCCTGCAGCGCGCCATCAGGCTCAAGCAGCGGATCAGCATGAACGTGGTGGACGGGCTGGGGAATGCCAGCCTTGAGATAGTTGTTCCGCTATCTGTAAGCGGCGGACGCGTCCGGGTGTTTGATCCTGCCAAGGAAACAGAACGTGTGCTGTCCATCCACCGCATCATCGATATTGAGGCTGCAGAGGAACTGCGCCAGTGA